A genomic stretch from Streptomyces venezuelae ATCC 10712 includes:
- a CDS encoding Glu/Leu/Phe/Val dehydrogenase dimerization domain-containing protein — translation MPPAPSAPLLSVGWTDHVTGRRGHLVVDRLVRGVASGGLRMREGCTAEEVAGLARGMTMKEALHYDPRARYVPLGGAKGGIDCDPRSPEAYGVLVRYLRAMRPYVERFWTTGEDLGLSQDLVDRAVAEAGLVSSVQAVYPLLDDETAARRRLSDAFAVEVDGIGLDELVGGLGVAESVLVALDRAGQEYATTRVAIQGLGTMGGATARFLARAGLRVVAVADVLGTIVNPDGLDVEALLAARDAHGAVDRAALRPADRQEPGDAWLTAEAEVLVPAAVSYAIDAGNQGRITARWIAEAANMPVLPEAEEALRARGVTVLPDVVVNSCTNAWWWWTLFGDIEADADQAFDRVRRSMRTLVGGVLDRAAADGTSPRAAAHALVDERLPLIAERYGWY, via the coding sequence ATGCCCCCCGCCCCCTCCGCCCCCCTGCTCTCCGTCGGCTGGACCGACCACGTGACCGGCCGCCGGGGCCATCTGGTGGTCGACCGGCTGGTCCGCGGCGTGGCCAGCGGCGGCCTGCGGATGCGGGAGGGCTGCACGGCCGAGGAGGTCGCAGGACTCGCCCGCGGCATGACCATGAAGGAGGCCCTGCACTACGACCCTCGGGCCCGGTACGTCCCGCTGGGCGGCGCGAAGGGCGGCATCGACTGCGACCCCCGCTCCCCCGAGGCGTACGGGGTCCTGGTGCGCTACCTGCGCGCGATGCGGCCGTACGTCGAGCGGTTCTGGACCACCGGCGAGGACCTGGGGCTCAGCCAGGACCTGGTCGACCGCGCGGTGGCCGAGGCGGGCCTCGTCTCCTCGGTGCAGGCCGTCTACCCGCTCCTCGACGACGAGACGGCGGCCCGGCGACGGCTCTCCGACGCCTTCGCCGTCGAGGTCGACGGCATCGGCCTCGACGAACTGGTCGGCGGCCTCGGCGTCGCCGAATCGGTGCTCGTCGCCCTGGACCGGGCCGGCCAGGAGTACGCCACGACCCGGGTGGCGATCCAGGGGCTCGGCACGATGGGCGGGGCGACCGCCCGGTTCCTGGCCCGCGCCGGACTGCGGGTGGTGGCCGTCGCCGACGTCCTCGGCACGATCGTGAACCCCGACGGCCTCGACGTCGAGGCGCTGCTCGCCGCCCGGGACGCCCACGGCGCCGTCGACCGCGCCGCGCTGCGCCCCGCCGACCGGCAGGAGCCCGGCGACGCCTGGCTCACGGCCGAGGCGGAGGTCCTTGTCCCGGCGGCCGTCTCGTACGCGATCGACGCCGGGAACCAGGGGCGGATCACGGCCCGCTGGATCGCCGAGGCCGCCAACATGCCGGTCCTGCCGGAGGCCGAGGAGGCGCTCCGCGCCCGGGGCGTGACGGTGCTGCCGGACGTGGTCGTGAACTCGTGCACCAACGCCTGGTGGTGGTGGACGCTCTTCGGCGACATCGAGGCCGACGCGGACCAGGCCTTCGACCGGGTGCGCCGGTCCATGCGGACGCTCGTGGGCGGAGTGCTCGACCGGGCGGCGGCGGACGGCACCAGCCCGCGCGCCGCGGCGCACGCGCTGGTGGACGAGCGGCTCCCGCTCATCGCCGAACGCTACGGCTGGTACTGA
- a CDS encoding M23 family metallopeptidase produces the protein MPAKGKHRRIKSSRLTRGIAAAGTGGAVVALPLLGATGAHAAEQAAPAAAPGQAVTAAAQAPAAKAAPAAAKAAPKTYSVVRGDYLSKIAAEHHLAGGWQKLYADNRQVVGEDPSLILPGMKLTLGAKSTAKAAAPKAAAPKSPAKSSAKASSKSSAKNGDTSRASRSSERASAPAASTGSVDTSAPQGSGASTSASGWVAPVSGGMSTPYRASGSMWSSGYHTGVDFMASTGTTVLAVGPGTVYSAGNGGAYGNQVVIQHADGTFSQYAHLSSISVSAGQTVTGGQQIGLSGATGNVTGPHLHFEMRTGPEYGSDIDPISTLRQHGVNI, from the coding sequence ATGCCCGCGAAGGGTAAGCACCGCCGCATCAAGTCCAGCCGCCTCACCCGCGGAATCGCCGCCGCCGGTACGGGTGGCGCCGTCGTCGCCCTGCCGCTCCTCGGTGCCACCGGCGCCCACGCCGCCGAGCAGGCCGCCCCGGCCGCCGCTCCCGGCCAGGCCGTCACCGCCGCCGCCCAGGCCCCCGCCGCCAAGGCCGCGCCGGCCGCCGCGAAGGCCGCGCCGAAGACGTACTCCGTCGTGCGCGGCGACTACCTGTCGAAGATCGCCGCCGAGCACCACCTCGCCGGCGGCTGGCAGAAGCTCTACGCGGACAACCGCCAGGTCGTCGGCGAGGACCCCTCGCTCATCCTCCCCGGCATGAAGCTCACCCTCGGCGCCAAGAGCACCGCCAAGGCCGCCGCGCCCAAGGCCGCCGCCCCGAAGAGCCCCGCCAAGAGCTCCGCCAAGGCCTCCTCGAAGAGCTCCGCGAAGAACGGCGACACCTCCCGCGCCTCCCGGAGCAGCGAGCGCGCCTCCGCCCCGGCCGCGAGCACCGGTTCCGTGGACACCTCCGCCCCGCAGGGCTCCGGCGCCTCGACCTCCGCCTCCGGCTGGGTCGCCCCCGTCAGCGGCGGCATGTCCACCCCGTACCGCGCCTCGGGCTCCATGTGGTCCTCCGGCTACCACACCGGCGTCGACTTCATGGCCTCCACCGGCACCACGGTCCTCGCGGTCGGCCCCGGCACCGTCTACTCCGCCGGCAACGGCGGCGCGTACGGCAACCAGGTCGTCATCCAGCACGCCGACGGCACCTTCTCGCAGTACGCCCACCTCTCCTCCATCTCCGTCTCCGCCGGCCAGACCGTGACCGGCGGCCAGCAGATCGGCCTCTCCGGCGCGACCGGCAACGTCACCGGCCCGCACCTGCACTTCGAGATGCGCACCGGGCCGGAGTACGGCTCCGACATCGACCCCATCTCCACCCTGCGCCAGCACGGCGTGAACATCTGA
- a CDS encoding FG-GAP repeat domain-containing protein — protein MSHRRRATPRSRPLTMAIATALAVTGGTLATAPAAVAGTTAPPAAVSAATGASTAGEVLDFPKASEIAGGGATGFLSRSTVGEYRWTRTDGSSTVLTSPGGPVLGAASDVVATQTADHVLQIRDMAKDAAADPVEIELTKLGGGVNIAIGMVGSRVLTSAHTVTGTEVLRVVSREADGTLLNDAVTGLPGDAVKFVVRSAVPGAALVSYASGGATRYAVVDLAAHAVVETYENPASAVDSPSLALSATHVAWVERTTGADGKPAKVVVVADRERPGATERFAVGNATGVTVGLTGSWVVYGEDATGHEGGRLPLVATALGAGTGAGTGTGTGGDAGKELLEHATSLVTAPDGTLLVRGGSLVEGEAEGLFRVSAGADGVSREQVARSGEATQLAVTDFDVPEVLDLDKHRPFADFTFRVNRPHARVAMVISGEGLIDNYLYMWRGHDSDFGRASGPLVARWDGRYDFLNGDYGQSGVTSNGTYEWRASISPWDGVGKPVELRGKLTVTRAPRPHDWDHDGDPDLLSVNAKGELIWNEDGHGWNIPWGTGWNIYDRTSVPGDLGGTDQPDIVARDRNGELWLYQGGTWQARLSPRSRIGGGWQVYDKLVGGSDVDADGKADLLATDKSGVLWFYHGTGNADAPFSPRRKVGGGWNVYNQIVATGDIGGAPAGDLVARDKDGVLWLYLAKGDGTFAARTRIGGGWNAFSHLVAIGDQDNDGRNDLLAYSRTTYASGGSTYVDGYVYKGTGDWRAPFGARSSLEAEAELAPRFF, from the coding sequence ATGTCCCACAGACGCCGCGCCACCCCGCGCTCCCGGCCGCTGACGATGGCGATCGCCACCGCGCTGGCCGTCACCGGAGGCACGCTCGCCACGGCGCCGGCCGCTGTCGCCGGGACCACCGCACCCCCGGCCGCCGTCTCGGCGGCCACCGGGGCCTCGACCGCCGGCGAGGTCCTCGATTTCCCGAAGGCGTCCGAGATCGCCGGCGGCGGTGCCACCGGTTTTCTCAGCAGGAGCACCGTCGGCGAGTACCGCTGGACCCGCACCGACGGGAGCTCGACGGTTCTGACCAGTCCGGGCGGGCCGGTGCTGGGCGCGGCCTCGGACGTGGTCGCCACGCAGACCGCCGACCACGTGCTGCAGATCCGGGACATGGCGAAGGACGCGGCCGCGGACCCCGTCGAGATCGAGCTGACGAAGCTCGGTGGTGGCGTCAACATCGCGATCGGGATGGTCGGTTCACGGGTGCTGACGAGCGCTCACACCGTGACCGGCACGGAGGTGCTGCGTGTCGTGTCACGTGAGGCCGACGGGACTCTCCTGAACGACGCCGTCACGGGGCTGCCCGGGGACGCCGTGAAGTTCGTCGTACGGTCCGCCGTGCCGGGTGCCGCGCTGGTGTCCTACGCGTCGGGGGGAGCGACGCGGTACGCCGTCGTCGATCTGGCCGCGCACGCGGTCGTCGAGACGTACGAGAATCCGGCTTCGGCCGTCGACTCCCCTTCGCTCGCCCTCTCCGCCACCCACGTGGCGTGGGTCGAGCGGACGACGGGCGCGGACGGGAAGCCGGCGAAGGTCGTGGTGGTCGCGGACCGCGAGCGGCCCGGGGCCACGGAACGCTTCGCCGTCGGGAACGCCACCGGGGTCACGGTCGGACTGACCGGCTCCTGGGTGGTGTACGGGGAGGACGCCACCGGCCATGAGGGCGGGCGGCTGCCGCTCGTCGCCACAGCCCTCGGCGCGGGGACGGGCGCGGGCACAGGTACAGGCACCGGCGGCGACGCGGGCAAGGAGCTCCTGGAGCACGCCACGAGTCTCGTCACCGCACCCGACGGCACGCTCCTCGTCCGGGGCGGATCACTCGTGGAGGGTGAGGCGGAGGGCCTGTTCCGTGTCTCGGCCGGCGCGGACGGCGTGAGCAGGGAGCAGGTCGCGCGCAGCGGCGAGGCGACGCAGCTCGCGGTCACCGACTTCGACGTCCCCGAGGTGCTCGACCTCGACAAGCACCGCCCCTTCGCCGACTTCACGTTCAGGGTGAACCGGCCCCACGCGAGGGTGGCCATGGTGATCTCGGGGGAGGGCCTGATCGACAACTACCTGTACATGTGGAGGGGCCACGATTCCGACTTCGGCAGGGCATCCGGCCCTCTCGTCGCCCGGTGGGACGGCAGGTACGACTTCCTGAACGGCGACTACGGCCAGAGCGGGGTCACCTCGAACGGGACATACGAGTGGAGGGCGTCCATCTCGCCTTGGGACGGCGTGGGAAAGCCGGTGGAGCTACGGGGCAAGCTGACCGTGACCCGCGCGCCCCGGCCGCACGACTGGGACCACGACGGCGACCCGGACCTGCTGAGTGTCAACGCGAAGGGCGAGCTCATCTGGAACGAGGACGGGCACGGCTGGAACATCCCCTGGGGAACCGGCTGGAACATCTACGACCGCACGTCGGTCCCCGGTGATCTCGGCGGCACCGACCAGCCCGACATCGTCGCCCGGGACCGGAACGGCGAGCTCTGGCTGTACCAGGGCGGCACGTGGCAGGCGCGGCTCTCGCCCCGCAGCCGGATCGGCGGCGGCTGGCAGGTCTACGACAAGCTGGTCGGAGGCAGCGACGTCGACGCCGACGGCAAGGCGGATCTCCTCGCCACCGACAAGTCGGGCGTCCTCTGGTTCTACCACGGCACCGGCAACGCCGACGCCCCCTTCTCCCCCCGCAGGAAGGTCGGCGGCGGCTGGAACGTCTACAACCAGATCGTCGCCACCGGCGACATCGGCGGCGCCCCGGCCGGCGATCTCGTCGCCCGTGACAAGGACGGCGTCCTCTGGCTGTACCTCGCCAAGGGCGACGGCACCTTCGCGGCCCGCACCAGGATCGGTGGCGGCTGGAACGCATTCAGCCACCTCGTCGCCATCGGCGACCAGGACAACGACGGCCGCAACGACCTCCTGGCGTACTCCCGGACCACGTACGCCTCCGGCGGCTCCACCTACGTCGACGGGTACGTCTACAAGGGCACGGGCGACTGGCGCGCCCCCTTCGGCGCCCGGAGTTCACTCGAGGCAGAAGCCGAACTGGCACCCCGCTTCTTCTAG
- a CDS encoding MBL fold metallo-hydrolase produces the protein MTGTGSDRSPRARLRALRPESFGADPTGERLARIRRSPNFADGIFQNPESARRRPSGSTVEFAKIYFDKEGRSRRAPTGTIPVHPTTVADLAKAPATGLRLTWMGHSGILAEIDGHRVLFDPVWGERCSPFPFAGPKRLHPVPAPLAALGPVDVVVISHDHYDHLDLPTIKELAATDTVFAVPLGVGAHLERWGVPASRLRELDWNESTEIGDLRLTATPARHFCGRGLRNRQMTLWASWVVTGPEHRIFHSGDTGYFSGFKDIGATHGPFDATMIQIGAYSEFWTDIHMTPEEGMRAHLDLQGGAPAGVLLPIHWGTFNLAPHPWAEPGEWTRDAAEEAGQAVAFPRPGEPFEPGGKLPGEAWWSALTHPIARPWRRPRGVEVVAEETRSGDLDLAGEV, from the coding sequence GTGACCGGTACCGGCTCCGACCGCTCACCGCGGGCCCGGCTGCGCGCGCTGCGCCCCGAGTCCTTCGGCGCGGATCCCACGGGCGAGCGTCTCGCCCGCATCCGCCGCTCACCGAACTTCGCGGACGGGATCTTCCAGAACCCCGAATCCGCCCGACGCCGCCCCTCCGGTTCGACCGTCGAGTTCGCCAAGATCTACTTCGACAAGGAAGGACGCTCGCGCCGCGCCCCCACCGGCACGATCCCCGTCCACCCCACCACCGTCGCCGACCTGGCCAAGGCCCCGGCCACCGGGCTGCGCCTGACCTGGATGGGGCACTCCGGCATCCTCGCGGAGATCGACGGTCACCGGGTCCTGTTCGACCCCGTCTGGGGCGAGCGCTGCTCCCCCTTCCCGTTCGCCGGGCCCAAGCGGCTCCACCCGGTGCCCGCCCCGCTCGCCGCGCTCGGCCCGGTCGACGTCGTCGTGATCTCGCACGACCACTACGACCACCTCGACCTGCCGACGATCAAGGAGCTCGCCGCCACCGACACCGTCTTCGCGGTGCCGCTCGGTGTCGGCGCGCACCTGGAACGCTGGGGCGTGCCCGCGTCCCGGCTGCGCGAGCTCGACTGGAACGAGTCCACCGAGATCGGCGACCTGCGGCTCACCGCGACTCCGGCCCGGCACTTCTGCGGCCGTGGACTGCGCAACCGCCAGATGACGCTCTGGGCCTCCTGGGTGGTGACGGGGCCCGAGCACCGGATCTTCCACAGCGGGGACACCGGCTACTTCTCCGGTTTCAAGGACATCGGCGCCACCCACGGCCCCTTCGACGCCACCATGATCCAGATCGGCGCCTACTCGGAGTTCTGGACCGACATCCACATGACCCCCGAGGAGGGCATGCGCGCCCACCTGGACCTCCAGGGCGGCGCCCCCGCCGGGGTCCTGCTGCCGATCCACTGGGGCACCTTCAACCTCGCCCCGCACCCGTGGGCCGAGCCGGGGGAGTGGACCAGGGACGCGGCCGAGGAGGCCGGCCAGGCGGTGGCGTTCCCCCGCCCCGGCGAGCCGTTCGAGCCCGGGGGCAAGCTGCCCGGGGAGGCGTGGTGGAGCGCCCTCACCCACCCGATCGCCCGGCCGTGGCGGCGGCCCCGCGGTGTCGAGGTCGTGGCCGAGGAGACGCGGAGCGGCGATCTCGACCTCGCGGGGGAGGTGTGA
- a CDS encoding SIMPL domain-containing protein — protein sequence MTIRRPSAARTARLLAATAVLAGLLAGTAAPALAAAPGRTAPRAVVRAEAPATVTVTGHGRASAAPDLAILSVGVEASRPTAKEAMAAQNTAAEALLAVLHKQGIADRDIRTDSLSLSPVYTQNAQGENKVTGYQAGQSFSVKIRDIDRTGQVIGAVNDTTGDAGRVNGVVFDVADPSALRVKAREAAYKDAYEKAAQHARLSGHELGRLVSLSEGESVRPGPGAAPGIAADEPSVPLAPGEIEEQVTVSAVFELV from the coding sequence GTGACGATCCGCCGGCCCAGCGCCGCCCGTACCGCCCGTCTGCTCGCCGCCACCGCCGTCCTTGCCGGCCTCCTCGCCGGCACCGCCGCCCCCGCCCTCGCCGCCGCGCCCGGACGCACCGCGCCGCGCGCCGTCGTCCGCGCCGAGGCACCCGCGACGGTCACCGTCACCGGCCACGGCCGCGCCTCCGCCGCACCGGACCTGGCGATCCTGTCCGTCGGGGTCGAGGCCTCCCGCCCGACCGCGAAGGAGGCGATGGCCGCGCAGAACACCGCCGCCGAGGCCCTGCTCGCCGTGCTGCACAAGCAGGGGATCGCCGACCGGGACATCCGTACCGACAGCCTCTCGCTGTCCCCGGTCTACACCCAGAACGCCCAGGGCGAGAACAAGGTGACCGGCTATCAGGCCGGGCAGTCCTTCTCCGTGAAGATCCGCGACATCGACCGGACCGGGCAGGTCATCGGCGCCGTCAACGACACCACGGGCGACGCGGGCCGCGTCAACGGCGTCGTGTTCGACGTCGCCGACCCCTCGGCACTGCGGGTGAAGGCCCGCGAGGCCGCCTACAAGGACGCGTACGAGAAGGCGGCCCAGCACGCCCGGCTGAGCGGCCACGAGCTCGGCCGGCTGGTCTCCCTCAGCGAGGGCGAGTCCGTCCGCCCGGGCCCCGGCGCGGCCCCCGGCATCGCCGCCGACGAGCCGAGCGTCCCGCTCGCCCCGGGCGAGATCGAGGAACAGGTCACGGTCTCGGCGGTCTTCGAACTGGTCTGA
- a CDS encoding SGNH/GDSL hydrolase family protein, with protein MADDSRSRDKNAFGSYAAIGDSFTEGVGDPGPDGTYVGWADRFAVLLADQLPEHDAFRYANLAVRGRLLDQIVAEQVPRAKELAPDLVTFCAGGNDIIRPGTDPDEVAERFERAVADLTSAVGTVMVTTGFDTRGVTLLKHLRGKIATYNGHVRAIADRYGCPVLDLWSLKSVQDRRAWDDDRLHLSAEGHTRVALRAAQVLGVPVPADPDQAWPPVPPRGTLEVRRDDIHWAREYLVPWIGRRLRGESSGDHVEAKRPDLMPL; from the coding sequence GTGGCAGACGATTCGAGATCAAGAGACAAGAACGCATTCGGGTCGTACGCGGCGATCGGTGACAGCTTCACCGAGGGCGTCGGAGACCCCGGCCCCGACGGGACGTACGTCGGCTGGGCGGACCGCTTCGCGGTGCTGCTCGCCGACCAGCTGCCGGAGCACGACGCCTTCCGCTACGCCAACCTGGCCGTACGCGGGCGCCTCCTCGACCAGATCGTGGCGGAACAGGTCCCCCGGGCGAAGGAACTCGCCCCCGACCTGGTGACCTTCTGCGCCGGAGGGAACGACATCATCCGCCCCGGCACGGACCCCGACGAGGTCGCCGAGCGCTTCGAGCGGGCCGTCGCCGACCTGACCTCCGCCGTCGGCACCGTCATGGTGACCACCGGCTTCGACACGCGCGGCGTCACCCTCCTCAAGCACCTGCGCGGCAAGATCGCCACGTACAACGGGCACGTCCGGGCCATCGCGGACCGCTACGGCTGCCCGGTCCTCGACCTGTGGTCGCTCAAGTCCGTGCAGGACCGGCGCGCCTGGGACGACGACCGGCTGCACCTCTCCGCGGAGGGCCACACCCGGGTCGCGCTCCGCGCCGCCCAGGTCCTCGGCGTCCCCGTACCGGCCGACCCCGACCAGGCGTGGCCGCCGGTACCCCCGCGCGGCACGCTCGAAGTGCGCCGCGACGACATCCACTGGGCGCGGGAGTACCTCGTGCCGTGGATCGGACGCCGCCTGCGCGGTGAGAGCTCCGGCGACCACGTCGAGGCCAAGCGCCCCGACCTGATGCCGCTGTAG
- a CDS encoding DMT family transporter encodes MGVVLPVLFSLCAAFSNALATVLQRRAALTVRRTDSFRPGLILDLLRRPLWLAGILAVIVAGVGQAAALATGPLSLVQPLFVLELPLALLIASLMTRERLPSALWAAVAAVVVGLGVALAAASPSGNRTHVPLDRWIPALAVCAGAVAALTVAGVRRGPGRTRAGCLGAATAICYALTAALMKTSMHILDEGGLTAFLTAWQTYAFCAAGIAALLLLEHAMQGGPLVASQPALTLGDATVSLTLGVLLYEEQVRTGWWLVPELLGVGLIVLGVFALARGGVST; translated from the coding sequence ATGGGCGTCGTCCTGCCGGTCCTCTTCTCCCTGTGCGCCGCCTTCAGCAACGCGCTCGCCACGGTGCTGCAGCGCCGCGCCGCCCTCACCGTCCGCCGGACCGACTCCTTCCGGCCCGGCCTGATCCTCGACCTGCTGCGCCGCCCGCTCTGGCTCGCCGGCATCCTCGCGGTGATCGTCGCCGGCGTCGGGCAGGCCGCCGCCCTGGCGACCGGCCCGCTCTCCCTCGTCCAACCGCTGTTCGTCCTGGAACTGCCGCTCGCGCTGCTCATCGCCTCGCTGATGACCCGGGAACGGCTGCCGTCGGCGCTCTGGGCCGCCGTCGCCGCCGTGGTGGTGGGACTCGGGGTGGCGCTCGCCGCGGCCTCGCCGAGCGGGAACCGTACGCACGTGCCGCTGGACCGCTGGATCCCGGCACTCGCCGTCTGCGCGGGCGCGGTGGCGGCCCTGACCGTCGCCGGAGTGCGGCGGGGGCCCGGCCGGACCCGCGCCGGGTGCCTCGGGGCCGCCACCGCGATCTGCTACGCGCTCACCGCCGCCCTGATGAAGACCTCCATGCACATCCTGGACGAGGGCGGACTCACCGCCTTCCTGACGGCCTGGCAGACGTACGCCTTCTGCGCGGCCGGCATCGCGGCCCTCCTGCTCCTCGAACACGCCATGCAGGGCGGGCCGCTGGTCGCCTCGCAGCCGGCTCTCACCCTCGGCGACGCCACGGTGAGCCTGACGCTGGGCGTCCTGCTGTACGAGGAGCAGGTGCGCACGGGCTGGTGGCTGGTGCCCGAGCTGCTGGGCGTCGGCCTGATCGTCCTCGGCGTCTTCGCCCTCGCGCGGGGCGGCGTGTCGACCTGA